Proteins from one Desmodus rotundus isolate HL8 chromosome 9, HLdesRot8A.1, whole genome shotgun sequence genomic window:
- the HOXB6 gene encoding homeobox protein Hox-B6, producing MSSYFVNSTFPVTLASGQESFLGQLPLYSSGYADPLRHYPAPYGPGPGQDKGFAASSYYPPAGGGYGRAAPCDYGPAPAFYREKESACALSGADEPPPFHPEPRKSDCAQDKSVFGEPEEQKCSTPVYPWMQRMNSCNSSSFGPSGRRGRQTYTRYQTLELEKEFHYNRYLTRRRRIEIAHALCLTERQIKIWFQNRRMKWKKESKLLSASQLSAEEEEEKPAE from the exons ATGAGTTCCTATTTCGTGAACTCCACCTTCCCCGTCACTCTGGCCAGCGGGCAGGAGTCCTTCCTGGGCCAGCTACCGCTCTACTCCTCCGGCTATGCGGACCCGCTGAGACACTACCCCGCGCCCTATGGGCCCGGGCCCGGCCAGGACAAGGGTTTTGCCGCCTCCTCCTATTACCCGCCAGCGGGCGGCGGCTACGGCCGAGCGGCGCCCTGCGACTACGGCCCGGCACCGGCCTTCTACCGCGAGAAGGAGTCGGCCTGCGCGCTCTCAGGCGCCGACGAGCCGCCCCCCTTCCACCCGGAGCCGCGGAAGTCCGACTGTGCGCAGGACAAGAGCGTGTTTGGCGAGCCAGAGGAGCAGAAGTGCTCCACGCCCGTCTACCCGTGGATGCAGCGGATGAATTCATGCAACA GTTCCTCCTTTGGGCCCAGCGGCCGCCGCGGCCGCCAGACCTACACGCGCTACCAGACgctggagctggagaaggagtTCCACTACAACCGCTACCTGACGCGGCGGCGGCGCATCGAGATCGCGCACGCCCTGTGCCTGACCGAGCGCCAGATCAAGATCTGGTTCCAGAACCGGCGCATGAAGTGGAAAAAGGAGAGCAAACTGCTCAGCGCATCTCAGCTCAGtgcggaggaggaggaagaaaaaccagCGGAGTGA